The nucleotide window AAACGTGCGCTTGCCCAAATGTCCGTGGGGATCGGGCGCATCACTGCGCATCAGCAATGCGGGGGTGCCGAGCGATCCCGCGGCGAGGACGAAATGCTTTGCGTGTATCCGCACACGATAGGGTAACGGGCGGATCCCCGCCTCCTCCATCGCCAAGCACTCAAGAACCACCGCACGACCACCGCTGAGCACGAGGCGTTCGGCGCGCAGACGGTGCCATAGTGCGGCGCCGGACGAGAGCGCCGCTGGAATCGTGGTCACCAGCATCGACTGCTTGGCGTTGGTGGGGCAGCCCAGGCCGCAGTAGCCCAGATTCAGACAACCCTTCACGTTGCGCGGTATGGTCGCGGTGGAGATGCCCAGTTTTTCCGCCCCGCGCCGCAGCAGGTCGTTGTTCTCGTTCGCGGGCACGCTCCAGGTCTCGATTCCCAGCTGCTGTTCCATGCGTTCGAACCATGGCGCCAACGCATCACCATCGAGATCCGCGAGACCGAATTCGCTCCGCCAGTAGGCCAATGTCTCGGGAGGCGTGCGAAAGCAACTGGTCCAATTGACCGTGGTGGAACCTCCGACGCAGCGTCCCTGCAGGATATTGATGGCCTTGTCCCTGGTCTTGCGGGCCGCCGACTCCTGGTAGAGCTGCGGATAGGCATCCGCCTCGCGCATTCTGAATTCACGCGAGCTTTTCAGCGGTCCCTCTTCGACCAGCAGCACCCGCAAGCCCGAGGCCGCCAGAATCTCTGCCGCTGTCCCGCCTCCCGCGCCGCTGCCGACGATCACAACATCCGCTTCGAGCGTGTGATCGGCGGTCAAGGCCGATCCGTTCCGCACCTGCCAGCCCGACCGCAAGCCTGCCGCAACCATATCTTCGGTCATGGGGATAACGGGGGCGGGCCAGGATAGGCGATGGTCGGCCACGATTGCGGGTCACCGTACCAAGCACCCAACACCAGATCGTGCAATGCGGCGTAGGCGCTGCGCAGGAGCGCAAAGCGGCTCATGCGCCAGCTTTCGAGGAAGGCGGCCACCTGATCCGGAGTTGCGCCGGCCCAGGATGTCCAAATGCCGGCCACAACCGCGCGGGCGGGTGCGAAATTCAATAGCGCGAACAGCTCGGCAATCTCCTTTTGCGCCTGAGCGGAGAGTCCCGCGACCGCTGTGTTCACGCCCTCGACCGTTGTTGCAATCGCGGCGCGCCGGGCCTCGCCCGATACGGGTATGACACCGGCCAGCATTACCGGCACGAGTACGGCCACGATCTCGCGTTCACTTACGCCCAACTCCCCCGATTCGCTGGTGGTGTGGCGCAACCCATAGTAAGCACCGGCGCCAGCAAGCGCTGCGCTGCCCAGCAGGCCAGCCTTGAGGAAGGTGCGCCGTGTGACCATCAGCGTAGCAGCACAGCCATGAGCCGCTCGAACAGCGTGCCATACGGTGGCTTGAACAGACCTACACCGCTGATGCGTGACTGAAAGAAAACGGACTTCTTTTTGGAGAACGTTTCAAACCCTTCGTAGCCGTGGTAGTGCCCCTTGCCGCTCTCACCGACTCCGCCGAACGGCAGATTGTCCTGGGCGATGTGCAGGATGGTGTCGTTGATCGTCACGCCGCCGGAGATGGTCTCTGTCAGCACCTTGTCGATCCGCTTGCGGTCGTTATCGAAATAGTAGAGCGCCAGCGGTTTCGGCCTTGTGTTGACGTAGCGAATCGCCTCGTCAAGCTCGCGATAGGTGACGACAGGCAACAGCGGGCCGAAAATCTCCTCCTGCATGATGCGCATACTGTCCCTGGCATTGATGACAGCCAGTGGCGGAATACGCCGCGTCGATGAGTCCGGCGCTACCTCAAGCGAGGTCAGCGGGACAATATCGGCACCTTGGTCCCTGGCCTCCTCGGCCAATTCCAGCAGACGCTGAAAATGGCGCTCGTTGATGATCGAGGAGTAATCGGGCGTTTGCATGATGTCCGGGTAGCATCGCGCTACAGTACGCTTGGCGGCGGTCACAAAATCTTGCGTCCGGTTCTCGGGAATCAACACATAATCAGGGGCAATGCAGGTCTGTCCCGCGTTCATCGTCTTGCCGACCATGACACGTTCGGCAAATCGCGCCATCGAAAAATCCACCCCGAGTATCGCCGGTGATTTGCCGCCCAGTTCCAGCGTGATGGGAGTCAGGTTCTCCGCCGCAGCACGCATGACGCTGTACCCCACCCGGGTCGAGCCGGTGAACAGAAGATGTCCGAACGGTTGGCGTGAAAAGGCCTCTGCCACCTGACTGTCACCCTGCACCACAATCACGCTGTCCCTGGCAAAGTAGTTGGCGGCCAACCCGGCAACCAGCGCGGCGGTCGCGGGCGCGAACTCAGACATCTTGAGCATTACGCGATTACCCGCGGCCAGCGCCGCCGTCAACGGTCCGATCGACAACAGGATCGGATAGTTCCACGGGGCGATGACTCCCACCACGCCCAGCGGCTGATGCATGACCCGCGCACGGCCTGGTTGAAACCACAGCGTTACCGGGCGGCGCTCCGGCCGCATCCATTGTTTGAGATGACGTCGCGCGTGCTTGACGGCCTCGAGGCTTGGGAACAGCTCCAGCAATTGCGTCTCATGCGCTGAGCGATGACCGAAATCCTGGTCGACCGCGGCGATGAACGCGTCCGCATTCTCGCGCAGCAATCGTTCCAGAGCAGCCAGCTGGTTATCGCGGTCGCGCCACGAGGGATAGGGATCGCACTCGGCCGCACGCTGCAAGCAGGCGAACACCGGGCTCAGTGCCGCATCTTCATCGCTCGCTGTTCCCGGATCCATGTGATTTCCCGCTGCTGCTTTGTAGCCCTAGGCACTATACAGATCCTGGCGCAGCTTGTGTTATCCCCGGGTGACACACTGCCACTGTGCACCAGCGGGCGTCATCAAACTGCAGACCTCACAACGACCGACGACAATGCGGTTGCCCGTGGTCAACGGTTTAAACCGGGAAGCACAGTCACCCCGATCCGAGGCCCGCCGGCTGGATGGTGAACACTATCGCCAGAGTAACCGATAGCACGACGGCCAAAGCAATCAGCAACGGTTTCCACTTCCGTTTCCGACGTGCTGGTGTTCGGAACGGAACAATCACCGAATGGGCTCTGCCAACGTCCATTGGATTCAAGGTTTTTTCGGCAACGATTTCTTGCGGCGCCGCTGACCCTTCTTGGACTTGGAGGGAACTTCGGGCTGCGGATTGAGCGCCTTCAGGTCATGCTGGTGTTGCTGCCGCTTCTGGCGCGCCCGCGAGGGCACCTCTGGTTGCGGGTTGAGCGCCCAGACCGTGCCACTTGCGCAGAGACCGGCACCCAGTCCCAAACAGGCGATCAGTAGTTTGCGACGTTGCGGATTCATTCTCTCTCTCCTCGGGAATCACCACCGTATTGACGGTGTTCAGGCCCTGAGTCGTGGGCTTGAAGCGGACGGTTCAACGGGCAACTGCCCGGGTTCGGCGACCGTGGATGGCGGAACGCACACTCTGCGACCGTTATCAGTTATTCTCATGTTCCTGATTAAGCCAACGCCCTGAGCATCCGATGAGTCTGCCCAGCCAATTTGCCGACGCGCTCGCCAGCCTGGTGGGCGTCACCGGCATCATCACCGATACCGAAGCGCTCGCACCCTACGTCAACGAAGAACGCGGTAGATTTCGTGGCCAGGCTGCCGCGCTTGTGCGCCCGGCGGATACGCATCAGGTCGCCGAGGTCGTCAGGCTCTGTGCCGCTCACGGGATTCCCATCACGCCCCAAGGTGGCAACACCGGTCTGTGCGGTGGCGGTGTACCCCACGGCGGCATCATCCTCAGCCTCGCGCGCATGAACCGCGTACGCACGATCGATCCGATCAATTACACCGTCACGGTGGAGGCCGGCGCGATCCTGGCCGAGATTCAACAGGCGGCGGATCGCGAAGGTTGCCTCTTTCCGCTGTCGCTCGGGGCGGAGGGTTCCTGTCAAATCGGCGGCAATCTGGCGACCAACGCGGGTGGCATCAACGTGCTGCGCTATGGCAATGCCCGCGACCTGGTATTGGGTCTGGAAGTGGTGCTGCCCGACGGTCGTATCTGGGACGGATTGCGCGCACTGAGCAAAGACAACACCGGCTACGCGCTAAAGCATCTGTTCGTCGGCTCCGAAGGAACGCTGGGGATCATCACCGCGGCGGTGCTGAAACTCTTCCCCAAGCCGCTCGATGTACAGACGGCACTGTGCGGACTCGACAGCGTGCAGGCCGCCACTCACCTGCTGTCGCTCGCAAGGGCGCGCTCGGGCGATGCGGTGACAGGCTTTGAGTTGATCTCGAATTTTGCGATGGAGATCACCACCCGGCATGTGCCTGACTGCGTAAACCCGCTGGCGCAAACCCATCCCTGGTACGTCCTGATCGAACTCTCCTCCTCACGGCCCGATGCGGGGTTGCGGTCGGTCTTCGAAGGTTTGCTGGAAGAGGCCTATGCCAAGGGGGTGATTGCAGATGCCGCCGTCGCCGAATCCCTGGAACAGGCACGGCGATTCTGGCGCTTGCGCGAGGCGATTCCCGAGGCACAGAAGCGCGAGGGCAGTTCCATCAAGCACGATGTAGCGGTGCCGGTATCCCGGGTGGCGGAGTTTATCGAGCGGGGCATCGCCGCCGTTACGCAAACCTTCCCTGGCGTGCGTCCCTGCCCTTTTGGCCATCTTGGTGACGGCAACATCCACTTCAACATCACTCAGCCGGTGGGGATGGATAAAAGCACCTATCTGGCGCAGTGGGAGGCGATGAACCGTGTGGTACACGATCTGGTTGCCGAAATGGATGGCTCGATCTCCGCCGAGCACGGTGTGGGACTGTTGAAGGTCGACGAGATACGCCGCTACAAGAGCCCGGTTGAACTCGATCTCATGGAGAATCTGAAACGCGCTTTGGACCCCGACAATCTGATGAATCCCGGCAAGGTGGTGCGCTTGTCCGACCTGCGCAAATAGGCCGACGCCCGTCATCGTACCCTCCTCAGGGTGAGCAACAGATCCTGAGCTGATCCAGCCTGCTGAAGTCTCCTCCTCGCGCGCTTGAAACATTCCTCGAATGCTGTACATTTATACAGTATTGAGCAACGTTTCCAACCACCCCGATGTCATCGCAGCCCGACTACGCCGAGCTTCATGCGCTCACCAATTTCACCTTTCTGCGCGGTGCCTCGCATCCCGAGGAGCTGGTGGAACGGGCGGTGGCTGAGGGCTATACCGCCCTGGCGATCACCGACGAATGCACCGTAGCCGGGGTGGTGCGGGCCCATCTCGCCGCGCGCGGAACACCCTTGAGACTTATCGTCGGCAGCGAATTGCACCTGGCCGATGGGCCGCGTCTGGTGCTGCTGGCGACCAACCGCGCCGGCTACGGGGCACTCTGCGCCCTGATCACCCGCGGCCGGCGGGCGACAACGAAAGGCAGCTACCACCTGACCCGCGCCGATGTAGAGGCATTCGATCTGGATCGCTGCCTGGCCCTGCTGCTGCCCGCCGAGGAGCCTGCGGTGGAATCCGCCCGCTGGGTGTCCGGGCTGTTTCCCGACCGCGCGTGGCTGGCGGTGGAGCTGCACCACGGCTGCGACGACGCGGCGCGCCTCGCTCTGTTGCGCGAACTGGGGCGCATGAGCAGTCTGCCCCTGGTGGCAGCGGGCGATGTGCATATGCACCGCCGCGCCCGCCGCCCGCTGCAGGATGTGCTCACCGCCATACGCCTCAACCGCCCCGTGGCCCAATGCGGCTATGCGCTATTCCCCAACGCTGAGCGCCACCTGCGCCGCCGTGAGGTGCTGGCGCGGATCTACCCGCCGGAATTGCTGGAAGAGACGCTGCGCATTGCCGCGCGCTGCCAGTTTGTGCTCGATGAGCTGCGTTACGAATATCCCGACGAATTGGTACCCACAGGCACCACCCCCGCCGTGCATCTGCGCCAGTTGACCGAAGCGGGCCTGCGCCAACGCTGGCCGCAGGGCGAGTCCGCCAAGGTGCGCCAGCTCATCGAACACGAGCTGGCGCTGATCGGCGAACTGCGCTACGAACCCTACTTTCTCACCGTCCACGACATCGTCCGCTTCGCCCGCGCCCGCGGCATCCTCTGCCAGGGGCGCGGTTCGGCGGCCAATTCGGCGGTCTGCTACGCCCTGGGGATCACCGAGGTGGACCCCTCGCGCATGGAGATGCTCTTCGAGCGTTTCCTCTCCCGGGAGCGCGACGAACCGCCGGATATCGACGTGGATTTCGAGCACGAACGGCGCGAAGAGGTGATCCAGTACCTCTACGCCAAATACGGCCGCGAGCGGGCGGCGCTGGCCGCCACCGTCATCACTTATCGGCCCAAGAGCGCGGTGCGCGACGTGGGCAAGGCGCTGGGGCTGGATGGGGCGCAGATCGAGCGCCTGGCCAAGGCGCTCAAGGGGTGGGTGAGCCGCAAAGAGATCGGCGAGCGCCTCACCGAGGCCGGGTTCGACCCCGACAACCCGGTGATCGCGCGCCTGCTGTGGCTGGTCAGCGAACTGCTGGGCTTCCCGCGCCATCTCTCCCAGCATGTCGGCGGTTTCGTCATCGCCCGGGACTCCTTGCACGAACTGGTGCCCATAGAAAACGCCACCATGCCCGAACGCACGGTGATCCAGTGGGACAAGGATGATCTTGAGGCCCTGGGCCTGCTCAAGGTCGATGTACTGGGGCTGGGAATGCTGAGCGCCATCCGCAAGGCGCTGGATCTGATCAACGGTTATCGGAGTCGGATGTCCGCTCGTAGGAGCGACTTCAGTCGCGATGTGCGGCCTGATCCGATCGTGACATTCGCGGTTGAAACCGCTCCTACGAGCACCAGTAACGGGGAAAACCGTGAACGGGACTCCGCCCGGACATCAGGGCCGATCAACGGCCATCGGGGTCGAATACCCCCCAGTAGGAGCGACTTCAGTCGCGATGCACACCCCGATCCGACCGCGACGTTCGCGGTTGAAACTGCTCCTACGGGCACCGGTAGCGGGGAAACCCGCCCGCCGCTCTCCCTGGCCACCATCCCCCCCGAAGACCCGGCCGTCTACGACCTGATCTGCGCCGGCGACACGGTGGGCGTGTTCCAGATCGAGTCCCGGGCCCAGATGGCCATGCTGCCGCGCCTCAAGCCGCGCACCTTCTACGATCTGGTCATCGAAGTGGCCATCGTCCGTCCCGGCCCCATCCAGGGGGACATGGTCCATCCCTACCTGCGCCGCCGTCAGGGTATCGAACCGGTCACCTACCCCAGCGAGGCGGTACGCGGCGTGCTGGAGCGCACTCTGGGGGTGCCCATCTTCCAGGAACAGGTGATCAAACTGGCGATGGTGGCGGCGGGTTTCTCCGCCGGTGAGGCCGACGCCCTGCGTCGCGCCATGGCGGCGTGGCGGCGGCGCGGCGGGCTGGAACCCTTCGAGCAGCGACTGATCACCGGCATGCGTCAACGCGGCTACTCCGAGACCTTCGCCCGTCAGATCTACCAGCAGATCTGCGGCTTCGGCGAGTACGGCTTCCCCGAAAGCCACGCCGCCAGCTTTGCGCTGCTCGCCTACGCCTCGGCCTGGCTCAAGCGTCACGAACCCGCCGCCTTCTGTGCGGCCCTGATCAACAGCCTGCCCATGGGTTTCTACGCCCCCGCGCAGCTGGTGCAGGACGCTCAGCGCCACGGGGTCGAGGTGCGGACCGTGGATGTGCGTCACAGCAATTGGGATTGCACGCTGGAGCCTCCTGGGGCCCCTATCTCGCGTCAGGACACCAGGGTGCCAGGAACGCGGAAAACGCTGGCATCAGCACCTGTTTTTGCCCCACGAGACGACAACGGGCAGAGCATTCTGACGACCGTTCCCCCTCACCCCAGCCCTCTCCCCAGGGAGAGGGAGCCCAACTGCATCCCCAGTACCCTCTCCCCCCGGGAGAGGGTCAGGGTGAGGGCCCAACCCACCCTGCGCCTCGGCCTGCGGCAGGTAAAGGGCCTTTCGCGCGAAGGCGCGGAGCGCCTTGTCGCCGTACGGGCCGAACAACCCTTCGCCGATGTGGCCGATCTGGTCCGCCGCGCTCGCCTCGACAAGCGGGACCGCAATGCCCTCGCGGCGGCCGGGGCACTGGCGGGACTGGCCGGTAACCGCCACCAGGCGCGCTGGCAGACGCTGGGCATTGAGGCGGCGACACCCCTTGGGGTGGAGAACACCATCGCTGAAGCCACCCCCATGCTGGCACCCCCTAGCGAAGGTGCAGCGATTGCGGCGGACTACCGCAGCCTGGGACTCACACTGGAGCGCCACCCCTTGGCGCTGTTGCGTGAGCAACTAACCACACAGCATCTCGTCACCGCCGAGGCAATCAATACTTTGCCCCACGGCCGCCGGGCGCGCATGGCAGGCCTGGTGGTCACCCGGCAACGACCCGGCACCGCCAGCGGCGTGGTCTTCGTCACCCTGGAGGATGAGACCGGTGTGGTGAATGTGGTGGTGTGGGGGCAGCTGGCCGAGCGCCACCGCCGTGTGCTGCTGGAATCGCAGCTACTGGCAGTGAGCGGTGAGGTGCAGACCGAAGATGGCGTCACGCACCTCATCGCCCACCGTTTGGAGAACTACAACCCGCTACTGGGCGGCCTGGAAACCCGATCGCGGGATTTCCACTGACACGCCTCAGCGCGTGGGCATACCCGGCATACCCGGCATGCCCGGCAGCTGCGCCGGCTGGTAATCGTCGGGAACCGTAAACAGCGCGCTGGCAATGCGGTCTGTGCCGACTTTGGTCAACTGCACGATGTCCTTTTTGCCGGCACGGATGTGGGACGCCCGCACTGGCACCCCCGGTATCTCCTCCGGGCCGAAGAACGGCATATCCCGTCCCATACCCCCCCGTGCCGAATCAGCCATGCTGCCCATCACCTTGAAGAATGCCTGCAGGGTCTGGAAATCCCGATCCGAAATTCCCAATGTCTTTGCCTTGGCGACACAGAGCTCGCTGGTCACCCTGGCACCTTCGACCACCTCGATAACCTCGCAATTCCACGAACCCACCTTTTCGGTGCGTTTGGTCCTGCGAATCTGCGGCTTGGCACGCGCACCACCCGCCGGCTTACCCATCATCTGTTCGACCTGGGCGCGCTGCTCAGGCGTCATGTTCTTCATCTGCTCCGCCATCATCGCCTGCATCTGTTGCATCATGCCGGACGCCTGCTGCATGGTCTGCCTGACCTGCTGCGGCGTGATGGTCATGACCGTCTTGGCTTTACCGTCAAGCACCTGGTACTGATCGCTGCCTTCACGGTACAGCACGATGAATTCCTGTCCTTGAACACCGCTCGTCACCCGCACCCGGCCCTCGCTCACCTGGATCAGCTGTTTCATCTGATTGCCGGCAGCCACATCCATTTCCAACGTGACATCCGCCGTCACGACGGTCGTAACCAGCGCCAGTGCTGCGCCGAGGATCGTTTGGTATTGCCCTACATTCATCCTGTTTCTCCTTATCGCTCGCTCAGTTTTGTTCGCCCGGACCGGGCGCTGAATCAGTCCGTACTCGTATTGATTATTATCCAGCTTATCAATCGGTTAACTTGTTCTATCCGCCAAGCCTCAGAAATCACTGACACCGGAGCATGCGACCCCGGGGCACGGCGCTACGGACCTCGGTACAGACGATTGGTACCGCACTCCAACTATGAGACTAGCCAATCAACGGAAGGGATGCATCACTTTGCTGGTCCGGCAGCGATGGCTGGCTGTCATCGCATCCAGTATGCGAACCTGCCTACAGTTTTCGTCGGCCGCGTCGATATGATGTCCAAGAACACCCCGCGGGGCGTCGGCGTCCAACCTCAACAAGAGACGTTAGCGGCCGCCCTGCACTGCAGTATCCCCCGGAACCGGCGTGACGGCGCAGCCGTTCACAGTGATATACGTTACGCTGACAGGGGTGATGTAATGGGCGTGTACAAGCAGTCTCTCAGACTAGTTGGCGGTTCGCTTTGGTTGGCCGCCGGAATCGGATTAGGTGCCTTCTTCGTCGACCAGGTACGTAAACCGGCGATCGACACCATGCTGGACTCATCGGTGGCGATTCGCACCATCACCCACGTCAAAATCGATCAGCTGGGCGACTCGGTCTGGTCCAAACGTCATGGTTCCGGTTTCCTCGTATCGGCAGAGAACTGCGAAGTATGGACCAACCACCACGTGGTCGCCGAAGCAGCGCTGATCGAGATCATCCCGCGAGATTGGTCCGCGCCCGAGGGCATCGCCGCGCGTGTCATCAGCTCTGATCCGCACACCGATATCGCAGTGCTGCGCATGACCCACTGCGCCGGCATGAAGGCGGCCGAGTTCGGCGATTCCGATACGCTGCAAACCGGTGATGAGGTTTTCGCAGTCGGCAATCCCTTCGGCCGCAATCCCGACTCCATCAGCCGGGGTATCGTCTCGCACAAACATCGTTACCTGCGGGGTGGTGTCGAGTACCTGCAAAGCGACGCCATGATCAATACCGGCAATTCCGGCGGTGCGCTTTTTGACCGCCGCGGCCGGGTAATCGGTGTCAATACAGCCGTTGCAACCGACAACAGCTCCGGCGGTACGGGCGTCAGCTACTCGGTGCCCATCAACAATGCACTGCGCGCGGTGGAACGGCTGCACGCCGGCACTCCCAGCTGGGGGGATATTGGATTGGGTGACCTGCTCACTGAGCTTGCCCCGACGGAAGCCGAGATGTTTCGCATCCCAGCCGGACGTCCAGCGGTAACACTGATCAGCGATCCGCAAAAAGGGAGCGCTCTCGGGCTACTCAAGGCGCGCGATGCCATCTTCGAGATAAACGGCATTCCCCTGCGCGGCCTCGCGCACCTGGAGTGGTTGGTCAGTAACAGCCGTCCCGGCAGCAAACTGGACGTGCAATTCATGCGTAACGGTATTGCGGAACGCACCAGGATCGCGGTGGAGAATGGTTGGAATGTCGAGCCCCCTCCCAGTCCCGAGCACTACGATGGCTACCTGGGCATGAAACTGGCGAACTGGTCGGGTGAAGAGGACGAAAAAAGCAACTTCAAATCTCCAGTGATACTCCATGTAACCAGCCTGGGACCCGCGCATCGCGCCGGCGTGCTCAGTTCTCAACACCAGTTCTATCGCCAGGGGCCGTTTCTGCAGTCCTACCTGATGGAAGTGCGCGCGATCACAGGGATCATCGTCGACGGCCAGTATGAACGATTGGCGAGTCCGGATGATCTCAACGCAGTCGCCGAAGTGGCATTGTCGTCAGGCGCCGCGATTCTTCTCGAGATCGAGGAGTGGCAACGTGAGCCCAAGAATCAGGCCGAAGCGCCATTCAGGCATGTCGGTACAACGTATCACCGTGTGCAACCTGCCGCGTCCATACCGGCCAGCGGGCGCTTTGCTAGCGCACTTTGAAGCCGTAATTGCGCAGAGCCTGGACGATCTCGCTCACGTGCGGGAGACCGCGTGTTTCCAGGCTCATTTCCGCCTCTGCCTCCTCCAGACGAACTTCGCTGGCGTGGTGATTCTGGGAAATTCGCAGAATGTTGGCCTGTTGCTCGCCAATGATGCGCGCCAACTCAGCCATGCTTCCCGGGCGGTCGGCCACGACTACGCTGAGGTTGGCGATACGCCCATCGATCTCCAAACCGCGCTCGATGATGCGTGACAGCATCGTCATATCGATATTACCCCCGCTGATGACAACGACGACCTTCCTGCCGGCAACATCGTCCACGTGACCGTTGAGGAGCGCAGAAAACCCGACGACGCCCGCGCCCTCTGCCAACGTTTTTTCACGCTCCAGCAACACCATGATGCCGTTGGCGATTTCTTCCTCCGTAACGGTAACAATGCGTTCGACATGACGTTCCACGATGGGATAGGTGTGCTGCCCCACCTCGGCGACCGAGATGCCATCGGCGATGGAGTTGATATTGGGCACTCTGACAATTTTGTGCACAGCCAGGCTCTCCTTCATGGCCGCCATGCGCTCCGCCTCGATCCCTACCAATCGGGTTGCGGGCTTGATGGTCTTCACGGCGGTGGCGATTCCGGCGATCAATCCACCACCACCGACCGGGACTATAACCACATCGAGATCCGGTACCTGTTCGAGAATCTCCAGTCCCACCGTTCCCTGGCCCGCGATAACCGTCGGATCATCAAACGCGTGGACAAATGTATACCCCACCTGTTGCTGCAGTTCGCGCGCGTGGCGATAGGCCTCGTCGTAGCTCTTGCCCCACAATACAACCTCCGCACCCAGTTCCCGTGTGCCCCGCACTTTGGCCAGGGGCGCGGTTTCCGGCATCACCACCACGGCGTGGATGCCACCGATGCGCGCAGCGTGTGCCAATCCCTGGGCATGATTGCCCGCGGAGGCGCAGATCACGCCCGCGGACTTCTCACCGTCGCTGAGGCAGAGGATCTTGTTGAGCGAGCCCCGCTCTTTGTATGAGCCTGTCATCTGCAGATTTTCGAGCTTGAGATATACCTGACAGCCCATCATGCGGCTTAGCGTCTCGGAACGCGCGCAGGGCGAGTAGAAGACCGATTGGCGAATTCGCTCGTGGGCCGCTTGAATGTCACGCAGTTGTATCATCACGATGTCTTTCGAGAGTGTTCGAATGCACAATCGTTGACCTGGCCCGGATGAAACGCAACCCCTATAAAGCAAAACGGCGAGTTCCGAAGGCTCGCCGCTGTGCAATCAGTTTGTCGAGATGGATTCTACTTGTTCAGATGCACCTTGGCGTAGGAGCCGGGTGCGGCCTCGATGACCGGCAGATCCCCTGCACCGGGGACGCGCGCCGCGACCTTACCGCCGGCGCGACGGTAACACCACTTGTACCAATCGTTCCACCAGGAACCGTCGTATTGCTTGGCTCCCGAGAACCACTCCTCGGGACTATCGGCCAGGTTGGTCTTTGTCCAGTAGCAATATTTGCCCGCTACCGGTGGGTTGATGACGCCTGCGATATGACCGGATCCGCCGAGTACAAACTTGACCTGGCCAGCGAAGAGCTTGGCACCGTCGAAAGTCGCTTTCCACGGCGCGATATGATCCTCGATCGTTGAGAGGAAGTAGACCGGTGTCTTGACCTGCGTAAGGTCGATCTTTTCGCCAACCAATGTCAGGCCGCCGGGTTCTCGCAACAGGTTTCCTTGATACATTTTGCGCAGGTAGAAACTGTGCATGGCCGCCGGCATGCGCGTGGAATCGGAGTTCCAGAACAGCAGATCGAATGGAAATGGCTCTTTGCCCAGCAGATAGTTATTGATGAAGAACGACCAGATCAAATCGTTGGCGCGCAGCATGCTGAAAGTGGTCGCCATTTCGCCGCCGTCGAGGAAACCCGCCTTTTGCATCTTCGCTTCCAGCGCCTGCAGTTCATCTTCATCGATAAACACTTCCAGCTCACCGGGATTGGAAAAATCCAGCATGGTGGTAAAGAAGGTGGCACTCTTGATGCGATCGTCATTTTTGGCATTGAGATAGGCCAGAGTGCTGGCG belongs to Pseudomonadota bacterium and includes:
- a CDS encoding DUF4412 domain-containing protein, which produces MNVGQYQTILGAALALVTTVVTADVTLEMDVAAGNQMKQLIQVSEGRVRVTSGVQGQEFIVLYREGSDQYQVLDGKAKTVMTITPQQVRQTMQQASGMMQQMQAMMAEQMKNMTPEQRAQVEQMMGKPAGGARAKPQIRRTKRTEKVGSWNCEVIEVVEGARVTSELCVAKAKTLGISDRDFQTLQAFFKVMGSMADSARGGMGRDMPFFGPEEIPGVPVRASHIRAGKKDIVQLTKVGTDRIASALFTVPDDYQPAQLPGMPGMPGMPTR
- a CDS encoding error-prone DNA polymerase, with the translated sequence MSSQPDYAELHALTNFTFLRGASHPEELVERAVAEGYTALAITDECTVAGVVRAHLAARGTPLRLIVGSELHLADGPRLVLLATNRAGYGALCALITRGRRATTKGSYHLTRADVEAFDLDRCLALLLPAEEPAVESARWVSGLFPDRAWLAVELHHGCDDAARLALLRELGRMSSLPLVAAGDVHMHRRARRPLQDVLTAIRLNRPVAQCGYALFPNAERHLRRREVLARIYPPELLEETLRIAARCQFVLDELRYEYPDELVPTGTTPAVHLRQLTEAGLRQRWPQGESAKVRQLIEHELALIGELRYEPYFLTVHDIVRFARARGILCQGRGSAANSAVCYALGITEVDPSRMEMLFERFLSRERDEPPDIDVDFEHERREEVIQYLYAKYGRERAALAATVITYRPKSAVRDVGKALGLDGAQIERLAKALKGWVSRKEIGERLTEAGFDPDNPVIARLLWLVSELLGFPRHLSQHVGGFVIARDSLHELVPIENATMPERTVIQWDKDDLEALGLLKVDVLGLGMLSAIRKALDLINGYRSRMSARRSDFSRDVRPDPIVTFAVETAPTSTSNGENRERDSARTSGPINGHRGRIPPSRSDFSRDAHPDPTATFAVETAPTGTGSGETRPPLSLATIPPEDPAVYDLICAGDTVGVFQIESRAQMAMLPRLKPRTFYDLVIEVAIVRPGPIQGDMVHPYLRRRQGIEPVTYPSEAVRGVLERTLGVPIFQEQVIKLAMVAAGFSAGEADALRRAMAAWRRRGGLEPFEQRLITGMRQRGYSETFARQIYQQICGFGEYGFPESHAASFALLAYASAWLKRHEPAAFCAALINSLPMGFYAPAQLVQDAQRHGVEVRTVDVRHSNWDCTLEPPGAPISRQDTRVPGTRKTLASAPVFAPRDDNGQSILTTVPPHPSPLPREREPNCIPSTLSPRERVRVRAQPTLRLGLRQVKGLSREGAERLVAVRAEQPFADVADLVRRARLDKRDRNALAAAGALAGLAGNRHQARWQTLGIEAATPLGVENTIAEATPMLAPPSEGAAIAADYRSLGLTLERHPLALLREQLTTQHLVTAEAINTLPHGRRARMAGLVVTRQRPGTASGVVFVTLEDETGVVNVVVWGQLAERHRRVLLESQLLAVSGEVQTEDGVTHLIAHRLENYNPLLGGLETRSRDFH
- a CDS encoding threonine ammonia-lyase; the encoded protein is MIQLRDIQAAHERIRQSVFYSPCARSETLSRMMGCQVYLKLENLQMTGSYKERGSLNKILCLSDGEKSAGVICASAGNHAQGLAHAARIGGIHAVVVMPETAPLAKVRGTRELGAEVVLWGKSYDEAYRHARELQQQVGYTFVHAFDDPTVIAGQGTVGLEILEQVPDLDVVIVPVGGGGLIAGIATAVKTIKPATRLVGIEAERMAAMKESLAVHKIVRVPNINSIADGISVAEVGQHTYPIVERHVERIVTVTEEEIANGIMVLLEREKTLAEGAGVVGFSALLNGHVDDVAGRKVVVVISGGNIDMTMLSRIIERGLEIDGRIANLSVVVADRPGSMAELARIIGEQQANILRISQNHHASEVRLEEAEAEMSLETRGLPHVSEIVQALRNYGFKVR